Proteins from a single region of Ailuropoda melanoleuca isolate Jingjing chromosome 15, ASM200744v2, whole genome shotgun sequence:
- the NABP2 gene encoding SOSS complex subunit B1, with the protein MTTETFVKDIKPGLKNLNLIFIVLETGRVTKTKDGHEVRTCKVADKTGSINISVWDDVGNLIQPGDIIRLTKGYASVFKGCLTLYTGRGGDLQKIGEFCMVYSEVPNFSEPNPEYSAQQAPNKTVQNDSSPTAPQPTTGPPAVSPASENQNGNGLSAPPGPGGGPHPPHAPSHPPSTRITRSQPNHTPAGPPGPSSNPVSNGKETRRSSKR; encoded by the exons ATGACGACGGAGACCTTCGTGAAGGATATCAAGCCCGGGCTCAAGAATCTGAACCTCATCTTCATTGTGCTGGAGACGG GCCGAGTGACCAAGACAAAGGACGGGCACGAGGTTCGGACCTGCAAAGTGGCAGACAAAACAGGCAGCATCAATATCTCTGTCTGGGACGACGTGGGCAACCTGATTCAACCTGGAGACATCATTCGGCTCACCAAAGG GTACGCTTCAGTGTTCAAAGGTTGTCTGACACTATACACTGGACGTGGGGGTGATCTGCAAAAGATTGGAGA ATTCTGTATGGTTTATTCTGAGGTTCCTAACTTCAGTGAGCCAAACCCAGAGTACAGCGCCCAGCAGGCACCCAACAAGACG GTGCAGAACGACAGCAGCCCTACGGCTCCCCAGCCTACCACCGGCCCCCCCGCCGTTTCTCCAG CCTCTGAGAACCAGAACGGGAATGGATTGAGTGCCCCACCAGGTCCTGGTGGTGGCCCGCACCCCCCTCACGCACCCTCGCATCCCCCCAGCACCCGAATTACCCGAAGCCAGCCGAACCACACACCTGCCGGCCCTCCtggcccctccagcaaccctgtcaGTAACGGCAAAGAAACCCGAAGGAGCAGCAAGAGATAG
- the SLC39A5 gene encoding zinc transporter ZIP5, with amino-acid sequence MGPPVSHLLAGLCVWMTLGSVGGSAPNLGPAEQEQNHYLAQLFGLYGENGTLTAGGLARLLHSLGLGRVQALRLGHHGPPAGRATPPAGDNSTHRSQDPELSVDVWAGLPLGPSGWGGPEKPKAPASPHGPAPSGLDLFHRLLLLDHSLADHLNEDCLNGSQLLVNFGLSPAAPLTPQQFALLCPALLYQIDSRVCIQAPTPAPPGDLLSALVHSALAVLLLSLPAPLSLLLLRLLGPRLLRPLLGFLGALAVGTLCGDALLHLLPHAQGGQHAGPSGQPEEDLGPGLSVLGGLFLLFVLENMLGLLRRPGLRPRRCRRKRKALRGPTLDLEDGGGMALQPLHAAPEPEAQGRREQAGQPPPAPGPTGHQGHSHGPQGGGGANITWMVLLGDGLHNLTDGLAIGAAFSNGFSSGLSTTLAVFCHELPHELGDFAMLLQAGLPFRRLLLLSLVSGALGLGGAALGVGLSLGPVPLTPWVFGVTAGVFLYVALVDMLPALLRPPEPLPAPHVLLQGLGLLLGGGLMLTIALLEEQLWPLVSEG; translated from the exons ATGGGGCCCCCAGTGAGTCATCTGCTGGCTGGCCTGTGTGTGTGGATGACCTTGGGCTCAGTAGGGGGCTCAGCCCCCAACCTGGGCCCTGCCGAGCAGGAGCAGAACCATTACCTGGCCCAGCTGTTTGGCCTGTATGGGGAGAACGGGACACTGACCGCAGGGGGCCTAGCGAGGCTTCTCCACAGCCTGGGGCTAGGCCGAGTTCAGGCACTTCGCCTGGGACACCACGGGCCTCCAGCTGGTCGGGCCACACCCCCAGCTGGAGACAATTCCACGCACAG ATCACAGGACCCCGAGCTGAGTGTGGATGTCTGGGCGGGGCTGCCTCTGGGTCCCTCGGGGTGGGGTGGCCCAGAGAAGCCAAAGGCCCCAGCATCACCCCATGGGCCAGCGCCCTCGGGCCTGGACCTCTTTCACAGGCTTCTGCTGCTGGACCATTCACTGGCTGACCATCTGAATGAGGAT TGTCTGAATGGCTCCCAGCTGCTGGTCAATTTTGGCCTGAGCCCCGCTGCTCCTCTGACCCCTCAGCAGTTTGCTCTGCTGTGTCCAGCCCTGCTTTATCAGATCGACAGCCGCGTCTGCATCCAGgccccaaccccagccccccCGGGGGATCTTCTGTCTG CCCTGGTTCATAGTGCCCTGGCAGTCCTGCtgctcagcctccctgctcccctctccctgctactGCTGCGGCTCCTAGGACCACGTCTATTGCGGCCCCTGCTGGGCTTCCTGGGGGCCCTGGCCGTGGGCACGCTTTGTGGGGACGCGCTGCTCCACCTGCTGCCACAT GCACAAGGAGGGCAGCACGCTGGACCTAGCGGACAACCGGAGGAGGACCTGGGACCAGGACTGTCAGTACTCGGAGGTCTCTTCCTGCTCTTTGTGCTGGAGAACATGCTAGGGCTTTTGCGGCGTCCAGGGCTCAGGCCA AGACGCTGCAGGCGAAAAAGAAAGGCTCTCAGAGGACCGACCCTGGACCTGGAGGATGGCGGTGGGATGGCCCTTCAGCCCCTACATGCAGCTCCAG AGCCGGAAGCTCAGGGCCGCAGGGAGCAGGCCGGCCAGCCCCCACCAGCCCCGGGCCCTACTGGGCACCAAGGCCACAGTCATGGGCCCCAGGGTGGCGGTGGCGCCAACATCACGTGGATGGTGCTCCTGGGAGACGGTCTGCACAACCTCACTGACGGGCTGGCCATAG GTGCCGCCTTCTCCAACGGCTTCTCCAGTGGCCTCAGCACCACCCTAGCCGTCTTCTGCCACGAGCTCCCCCACGAACTgg GTGACTTCGCGATgctgctccaggctgggctgcccTTCCGGCGCCTGCTGCTGCTGAGCCTGGTGTCTGGAGCCCTGGGACTAGGGGGtgcagccctgggggtggggctcagttTGGGCCCTGTCCCCCTCACTCCCTGGGTGTTTGGGGTCACTGCTGGGGTCTTCCTCTATGTGGCCCTTGTGGACATG CTACCTGCCCTGCTTCGACCCCCCGAGCCCCTGCCTGCGCCCCACGTGCTACTGCAAGgactggggctgctgctggggggcGGCCTCATGCTCACCATAGCCCTGCTGGAGGAGCAGCTATGGCCCCTGGTCTCTGAGGGCTGA